One segment of Stappia sp. 28M-7 DNA contains the following:
- a CDS encoding lipase family protein yields MAFASGFDFSEARDALALSQAIYGEPAIPVQTPDPAAFGWSRVDELSPSSPTLLDDLWQVWRSSAHPNRYAVVVRGTVDTKASILADLLFPLVDARLDLKLDIGGSRLDIPFHLARDETGSAVVAGTHLGFTLSLLLMLLTTDRPLLASLARLSLLPGTELLVTGHSQGASIATLLTSFLRHAGGPFAGFATLSTKSYVLAPAKPGNDHYAADYAGIAGMAGLGWTIASTQGWVPQVPFTLQGPGDLNTPNPLRAYAGEPMPDSDPRVAAMALTAAMASDAALEPALAHAKETVAVLKVGLGTIRLAPEPFMTGGTVLPPVSGTVLAPTLDTVLSRVQRSLDYAAAGSLVPLFARPGGNPADPKDFFWQHHLGNYWIYLQEQYGDV; encoded by the coding sequence ATGGCATTCGCTTCCGGTTTCGATTTTTCCGAGGCACGCGACGCGCTGGCGCTGTCGCAGGCGATCTACGGCGAGCCGGCGATCCCGGTGCAGACGCCGGACCCAGCCGCATTCGGCTGGTCCAGGGTCGACGAGCTGTCGCCCTCAAGCCCGACGCTGCTCGACGACCTGTGGCAGGTCTGGCGAAGCAGCGCGCATCCGAACCGCTACGCCGTGGTGGTGCGCGGCACGGTCGACACGAAGGCGAGCATCCTCGCCGACCTGCTGTTTCCGCTGGTCGATGCGCGGCTCGACCTGAAGCTCGATATCGGCGGATCGCGGCTCGACATTCCCTTCCATCTCGCCCGCGACGAGACGGGCAGCGCGGTCGTCGCCGGCACCCATCTCGGCTTCACGCTCAGCCTGCTCCTGATGCTGCTGACCACCGACCGGCCGCTGCTGGCGAGCCTTGCACGCCTGTCGCTGCTGCCGGGGACCGAACTGCTCGTCACCGGGCACAGCCAGGGCGCCTCAATCGCAACGCTGCTGACCTCGTTCCTGCGCCACGCCGGCGGTCCCTTTGCCGGCTTTGCAACCCTTTCTACCAAGTCCTACGTGCTGGCCCCGGCCAAGCCCGGCAACGACCACTATGCCGCCGACTATGCCGGGATCGCCGGCATGGCGGGCCTCGGCTGGACCATCGCCAGCACGCAGGGATGGGTGCCGCAGGTGCCCTTCACGCTGCAGGGACCGGGCGACCTCAACACGCCCAATCCCTTGCGCGCCTATGCCGGCGAACCGATGCCGGACAGCGATCCGCGGGTCGCGGCGATGGCGCTCACCGCGGCGATGGCTTCCGACGCTGCGCTGGAACCGGCGCTCGCCCATGCGAAGGAGACGGTCGCGGTGCTGAAGGTCGGGCTTGGGACCATCCGCCTTGCGCCCGAGCCGTTCATGACCGGGGGTACGGTGCTGCCCCCGGTTTCCGGGACCGTTCTGGCACCGACGCTCGACACGGTGCTGTCGCGGGTGCAGCGCTCCCTCGACTATGCCGCGGCCGGATCGCTGGTGCCGCTGTTCGCCCGGCCCGGCGGCAACCCCGCCGACCCGAAGGACTTCTTCTGGCAGCACCATCTCGGCAACTACTGGATCTACCTGCAGGAGCAATACGGCGACGTGTGA
- the urtE gene encoding urea ABC transporter ATP-binding subunit UrtE, protein MLNVESIDLHYGAAQALKDVSLSAEVGKVTCVMGRNGVGKTSTLRAIAGQQPISAGSVRWEGEDISRTTPYQRARKGIALVPQGRDVFPLLSVRENLETGFAVLPRGQRRVPDTVFELFPVLKDMLSRRGGDLSGGQQQQLAIGRAIVMRPRLLILDEPTEGIQPSIIKDIGRAISFLRDTGEMAIVLVEQYFEFARDLADRFAVMDRGEVVLAGTRDELEESAVRAHLTV, encoded by the coding sequence ATGCTGAACGTTGAGTCCATCGACCTCCATTACGGCGCCGCACAGGCGCTCAAAGATGTCAGCCTGAGCGCGGAGGTCGGCAAGGTCACCTGCGTGATGGGCCGCAACGGCGTCGGCAAGACCTCGACCCTGCGGGCGATCGCCGGCCAGCAGCCGATCTCGGCAGGCAGCGTGCGCTGGGAGGGCGAGGACATTTCCCGCACGACGCCCTACCAGCGCGCCCGCAAGGGCATCGCCCTGGTGCCGCAGGGGCGCGACGTGTTTCCGCTGCTCAGCGTGCGCGAGAACCTGGAGACCGGCTTTGCCGTGCTGCCGCGCGGCCAGCGGCGGGTGCCCGACACGGTGTTCGAGCTGTTTCCCGTGCTCAAGGACATGCTGTCGCGGCGCGGCGGCGACCTGTCGGGCGGCCAGCAGCAGCAGCTCGCCATCGGCCGGGCCATCGTCATGCGCCCGCGCCTTCTGATCCTCGACGAGCCGACCGAGGGCATCCAGCCCTCGATCATCAAGGATATCGGCCGCGCGATCTCGTTCCTGCGCGACACCGGCGAAATGGCCATCGTGCTGGTGGAACAGTATTTCGAGTTCGCCCGGGACCTGGCCGACCGCTTCGCCGTGATGGACCGCGGCGAAGTGGTACTCGCCGGCACCCGGGACGAACTGGAGGAGAGCGCGGTCCGCGCCCACCTCACCGTCTGA
- a CDS encoding SDR family oxidoreductase: MTGDRAGNVALVTGASAGVGRACAIAFLKAGYRTVLTGRRGDKLEETVAMSGVDPAGALCVPCDVSEPAAVDDLFGALHDAFGRLDVVFNNAGTTVLGKPIGDLSFEEWRKLMSVNLDGAFLIARGAFNMMRAQDPQGGRIINNGSISAHVPRPGSAAYTASKHAMTGLTRSISLDGRPFNIACGQIDIGNAATDMTVRMQEGVAQPDGSVRAEPVMAAENVASSVLHMASLPLDANVQFMTVMATTMPYIGRG; the protein is encoded by the coding sequence ATGACGGGAGATCGGGCGGGAAACGTGGCGCTGGTGACGGGCGCGAGCGCGGGTGTGGGCCGCGCCTGCGCCATTGCCTTTCTCAAGGCGGGCTATCGCACGGTGCTGACCGGGCGCCGGGGCGACAAGCTGGAAGAGACCGTGGCCATGTCCGGCGTCGATCCGGCCGGTGCCCTCTGCGTTCCCTGTGATGTCAGCGAGCCGGCGGCGGTGGACGACCTGTTCGGCGCCCTGCACGATGCGTTCGGGCGGCTCGACGTTGTCTTCAACAATGCCGGCACCACCGTGCTGGGCAAGCCGATCGGCGATCTTTCCTTCGAGGAATGGCGCAAGCTGATGTCCGTCAATCTGGACGGCGCCTTCCTGATCGCGCGCGGCGCCTTCAACATGATGCGCGCGCAGGACCCGCAGGGCGGTCGGATCATCAACAACGGCTCGATTTCCGCCCATGTGCCGCGTCCCGGCTCGGCCGCCTATACGGCGTCCAAGCACGCGATGACCGGCCTCACCCGCTCCATCTCGCTGGACGGGCGCCCGTTCAACATCGCCTGCGGCCAGATCGATATCGGCAATGCGGCGACCGACATGACGGTGCGCATGCAGGAGGGCGTTGCCCAGCCGGACGGCAGCGTGCGGGCCGAGCCGGTGATGGCGGCCGAGAATGTCGCGAGCTCCGTCCTGCACATGGCGAGCCTTCCGCTCGATGCCAATGTCCAGTTCATGACGGTGATGGCAACGACCATGCCCTATATCGGCCGCGGCTGA
- a CDS encoding Tex family protein, with product MTDLSSFAPDVPASRPASAKTALPPEISARIARTIAAELVCRPEQVSATVELLDGGATVPFVARYRKEATGGLDDTQLRRLEERLTYLREMEERRGAILRSIDEQGKLDDALAGRIHAAETKAQLEDLYLPFKKKRRTKAQIAREAGLEPLADLLIGDPSHDPQETAARFIDAEKGVEDTKAALDGARQILMERFAEDAALVGRLRSHMTSGAVLRSRVVEGQEQAGAKFSDYFDYREKWADVPSHRALALLRGRNEGVLALELAVDEDDQGTFKPVELMVMRAAGIEDRGRPADRWLAETARWAWRVKLALHLELDLMNALREKSEEEAIHVFARNLKDLLLAAPAGHKTVLGLDPGIRTGVKVAVVDATGKLVETTTIYPFQPRNDIVGSTAALKALIARHGISLIAIGNGTASRETDRLVADLLGEIPPANRPIKVIVNEAGASIYSASELAARELPGVDVSLRGAASIARRLQDPLAELVKIEPKSIGVGQYQHDVNQTKLAKALDAVVEDAVNAVGVDLNTASVALLARVSGLTPGLAESIVAHREAEGAFRDRKALLKVARLGPKAFEQCAGFLRIPGGDNPLDASSVHPEAYPVATRIVQACGRPLSEVMGNAALLKGLDASRFADDTFGLPTVRDILAELEKPGRDPRPEFKTAKLADGVETMSDLRPGMMLEGTVTNVTNFGAFVDIGVHQDGLVHVSQIADRFVRDPAEVVKAGDIVRVKVVEVDMARKRIGLTMRKDGGADASDRPRGGPGGGGGDRPKGGPGGPRRGGPGGGGSGGSGGSRPSQGGGGDGAMAAALAAAFNKKKR from the coding sequence ATGACCGATCTTTCCTCCTTCGCGCCGGACGTTCCGGCCTCCCGTCCCGCGTCCGCGAAGACGGCGCTGCCGCCGGAGATTTCCGCCCGCATCGCCCGCACCATCGCGGCGGAGCTGGTTTGCCGGCCGGAGCAGGTCTCTGCCACGGTGGAGCTGCTCGACGGCGGGGCGACGGTTCCCTTCGTCGCCCGCTACCGCAAGGAGGCGACCGGCGGTCTCGACGACACGCAGCTGCGCCGGCTCGAGGAGCGGCTGACCTACCTGCGCGAGATGGAGGAGCGGCGCGGCGCGATCCTGCGCTCCATCGATGAGCAGGGGAAGCTGGACGATGCGCTTGCCGGGCGTATCCACGCGGCGGAGACCAAGGCGCAGCTGGAAGATCTCTACCTGCCGTTCAAGAAGAAGCGGCGGACCAAGGCGCAGATCGCCCGCGAGGCGGGGCTGGAGCCGCTGGCCGACCTCTTGATCGGCGATCCCTCGCACGACCCGCAGGAGACGGCGGCGCGCTTCATCGACGCGGAAAAGGGCGTCGAGGACACCAAAGCGGCGCTGGACGGCGCGCGGCAGATCCTGATGGAGCGCTTTGCGGAAGACGCGGCGCTGGTCGGGCGGCTGCGCTCGCACATGACCTCGGGCGCGGTGCTGCGTTCGCGGGTGGTCGAGGGCCAGGAGCAGGCGGGCGCCAAGTTCTCCGACTATTTCGACTATCGCGAGAAATGGGCCGACGTGCCGAGCCACCGGGCGCTTGCGCTGCTGCGCGGGCGCAACGAAGGCGTGCTGGCGCTGGAACTCGCCGTCGACGAGGACGATCAGGGCACCTTCAAGCCGGTCGAACTGATGGTGATGAGGGCCGCCGGTATCGAGGACCGGGGCCGGCCGGCCGACCGCTGGCTGGCGGAGACGGCGCGCTGGGCCTGGCGGGTCAAGCTGGCGCTGCATCTGGAACTCGACCTGATGAACGCGCTGCGCGAAAAGTCCGAGGAAGAGGCGATCCACGTCTTCGCCCGCAATCTCAAGGACCTGCTGCTGGCCGCGCCCGCCGGTCACAAGACGGTGCTGGGCCTCGATCCCGGCATCCGCACCGGCGTCAAGGTGGCGGTGGTCGATGCGACCGGCAAGCTGGTCGAGACGACGACGATCTACCCCTTCCAGCCGCGCAACGACATCGTGGGATCAACGGCGGCGCTCAAGGCGCTGATCGCCCGGCACGGCATCTCGCTCATCGCCATCGGCAACGGCACGGCGAGCCGCGAGACCGACCGGCTGGTCGCCGATCTGCTCGGCGAGATCCCGCCGGCGAACCGCCCGATCAAGGTGATCGTCAACGAGGCCGGCGCGTCGATCTATTCGGCGAGCGAGTTGGCCGCGCGCGAGCTGCCCGGCGTCGACGTCTCGCTGCGCGGCGCGGCCTCCATCGCCCGCCGCCTGCAGGATCCGCTGGCCGAGCTCGTCAAGATCGAGCCGAAGTCCATCGGCGTTGGCCAGTACCAGCACGACGTCAACCAGACGAAGCTGGCGAAGGCGCTGGACGCGGTGGTCGAGGACGCGGTGAACGCGGTCGGCGTCGACCTCAACACCGCCTCCGTGGCGCTGCTTGCCCGCGTGTCCGGCCTCACCCCCGGCCTTGCCGAGTCCATCGTGGCGCACCGCGAGGCGGAAGGTGCGTTCCGCGACCGCAAGGCGCTGCTCAAGGTTGCGCGGCTCGGGCCCAAGGCCTTCGAGCAGTGCGCTGGCTTCCTGCGCATTCCCGGGGGCGACAATCCGCTCGATGCCTCGTCGGTGCACCCGGAAGCCTATCCGGTGGCCACCCGCATCGTGCAGGCCTGCGGCCGGCCGCTGTCCGAGGTGATGGGCAATGCAGCGCTGCTGAAGGGACTCGATGCCTCGCGCTTTGCCGACGACACGTTCGGCCTGCCGACCGTGCGCGACATCCTCGCCGAGCTGGAGAAGCCCGGCCGCGATCCGCGTCCGGAGTTCAAGACCGCAAAGCTTGCCGACGGCGTCGAGACGATGAGCGACCTGCGCCCCGGCATGATGCTGGAAGGCACGGTCACCAACGTCACCAATTTCGGCGCCTTCGTCGATATCGGCGTCCACCAGGACGGCCTGGTGCATGTCTCGCAGATCGCCGACCGCTTCGTGCGCGATCCGGCGGAAGTGGTGAAGGCCGGCGACATCGTCCGCGTGAAGGTCGTGGAGGTCGACATGGCGCGCAAGCGCATCGGTCTCACCATGCGCAAGGACGGCGGCGCGGATGCTTCTGACCGGCCGCGCGGTGGTCCCGGTGGCGGTGGCGGCGACCGGCCGAAGGGCGGGCCCGGCGGCCCGCGTCGCGGCGGGCCCGGCGGCGGTGGCTCCGGTGGTTCTGGCGGTTCGCGTCCCTCGCAGGGCGGTGGCGGCGACGGGGCCATGGCCGCAGCCCTTGCTGCCGCCTTCAACAAGAAGAAGCGCTGA
- the urtC gene encoding urea ABC transporter permease subunit UrtC codes for MMVRFLAGGLTGTRLAMLALLVAAAVLVPVLNLSLPADHPLHVPTYAVTLMGKYLTYALLALALDLVWGYCGILSLGHAAFFALGGYAMGMYLMRQIGTRGVYGDPLLPDFMVFLNWKELPWYWSGFDAFPFAIAMALAVPGLLAFVFGWFAFRSRVTGVYLSIITQAMTYALLLAFFRNDMGFGGNNGLTDFKDILGYSVQSDATRAGLFAASALALAASLVLAIAITGSKLGKVLIAVRDAESRTRFLGYRVEHYKLFVWTVSAMMAGLAGALYVPQVGIINPGEFAPANSIEAVIWVAVGGRGTLVGPIIGAVLVNFAKSWFTAALPEIWLFALGALFVAVTLFLPKGILGLAASLRARLPKHKDKTSPADMSAGAPIAPAPALARNQAAE; via the coding sequence ATGATGGTTCGTTTCCTCGCCGGCGGGTTGACCGGCACCCGCCTCGCCATGCTGGCGCTGCTTGTCGCCGCTGCGGTGCTGGTGCCCGTCCTCAACCTGTCCCTGCCGGCCGATCACCCGCTGCACGTGCCCACCTATGCGGTGACGCTGATGGGCAAGTACCTGACCTACGCACTGCTGGCGCTGGCGCTCGACCTGGTGTGGGGCTATTGCGGCATCCTCTCGCTCGGCCACGCGGCGTTCTTCGCCCTCGGCGGCTATGCCATGGGCATGTACCTGATGCGGCAGATCGGCACGCGCGGCGTCTATGGCGACCCGCTGCTGCCCGACTTCATGGTGTTCCTCAACTGGAAGGAACTGCCCTGGTACTGGAGCGGCTTCGACGCCTTTCCCTTTGCGATTGCAATGGCGCTGGCCGTGCCGGGGCTGCTGGCCTTCGTCTTCGGCTGGTTCGCCTTCCGCTCGCGCGTCACCGGCGTTTATCTGTCGATCATCACCCAGGCGATGACCTATGCGCTGCTGCTCGCCTTCTTCCGCAACGACATGGGCTTTGGCGGCAACAACGGCCTGACCGACTTCAAGGACATCCTCGGCTACTCGGTCCAGTCCGACGCCACCCGCGCCGGGCTCTTCGCCGCCTCCGCGCTGGCGCTGGCGGCAAGCCTGGTGCTCGCCATCGCCATCACCGGCTCGAAGCTTGGCAAGGTGCTGATCGCGGTGCGCGACGCGGAAAGCCGCACCCGCTTCCTCGGCTATCGGGTGGAGCACTACAAGCTGTTCGTGTGGACCGTCTCGGCGATGATGGCCGGGCTTGCCGGCGCGCTCTATGTGCCGCAGGTCGGCATCATCAATCCGGGCGAGTTCGCCCCGGCAAACTCCATCGAGGCGGTGATCTGGGTGGCGGTCGGCGGCCGCGGCACCCTTGTCGGCCCGATCATCGGCGCGGTGCTGGTCAACTTCGCCAAGAGCTGGTTCACCGCCGCCCTGCCCGAGATCTGGCTGTTCGCGCTCGGCGCGCTGTTCGTCGCGGTGACGCTGTTCCTGCCCAAGGGCATTCTGGGCCTTGCCGCATCGCTGCGCGCCCGCCTGCCGAAGCACAAGGACAAGACCTCACCGGCGGACATGTCGGCGGGTGCGCCCATCGCCCCCGCCCCCGCTCTTGCTCGCAACCAGGCCGCGGAGTGA
- a CDS encoding DUF2177 family protein: MSYAIAYGATALIFLTLDYIWLGHVAGSFYRERLAGLMAEQVNFAVAGAFYLVYVVGIVIFAVAPALRSGNWQDAALYGCLFGFFAYATYDFTNLATLRDWPVVVTVVDIAWGTAVTGVSATAGYLIARNFA; this comes from the coding sequence ATGTCGTACGCGATCGCCTATGGCGCCACGGCGCTGATCTTCTTGACGCTGGACTACATCTGGCTGGGGCATGTGGCCGGCTCCTTCTACCGCGAGCGCCTTGCCGGGCTGATGGCGGAGCAGGTGAATTTCGCGGTCGCAGGCGCCTTCTACCTCGTCTATGTCGTCGGCATCGTCATCTTCGCGGTGGCCCCGGCGCTGCGTTCGGGCAATTGGCAGGACGCAGCGCTCTACGGCTGCCTGTTCGGCTTCTTCGCCTATGCGACCTACGACTTCACCAACCTTGCCACCTTGCGCGACTGGCCGGTCGTGGTGACGGTCGTCGACATCGCCTGGGGGACGGCCGTAACCGGCGTTTCCGCGACGGCGGGTTATCTCATCGCCCGCAATTTCGCGTAA
- the bfr gene encoding bacterioferritin produces MKGSAKVIERLNEALFLELGAVNQYWLHYRMLDDWGLTKLAKKERAESIEEMQHADKLIARILFLEGHPNLQKVAPLRIGQDVKEVLEADLAGEHDARASYAKSRDICHDEGDYVSMKLFEELLADEEGHIDFLETQLELLEKIGVERYSLLNSGSADDAE; encoded by the coding sequence ATGAAAGGCAGCGCAAAGGTTATCGAACGGCTCAACGAGGCGCTGTTCCTCGAGCTCGGCGCGGTGAACCAGTACTGGCTGCACTACCGCATGCTTGACGACTGGGGTCTGACCAAGCTCGCCAAGAAGGAGCGCGCGGAGTCCATCGAGGAGATGCAGCACGCCGACAAGCTCATCGCGCGCATCCTGTTCCTCGAAGGCCACCCGAACCTGCAGAAGGTCGCACCGCTGCGCATCGGCCAGGACGTCAAGGAAGTGCTGGAAGCCGACCTTGCCGGCGAGCATGACGCCCGCGCCTCCTACGCCAAGTCGCGCGACATCTGCCACGACGAGGGCGACTACGTTTCCATGAAGCTCTTCGAGGAGCTCCTGGCCGACGAAGAGGGTCACATCGACTTCCTCGAGACCCAGCTGGAGCTGCTGGAGAAGATCGGCGTCGAGCGCTACTCGCTGCTCAATTCCGGTTCGGCCGACGACGCCGAATAA
- the urtD gene encoding urea ABC transporter ATP-binding protein UrtD codes for MTATGSLLYLDGVSVSFDGFKALNNLSFLIGRNEMRAIIGPNGAGKTTMMDVITGKTRPDTGTLLFGEKLDLTRHDEAEIAGFGIGRKFQKPTVFESHTVEDNIALALKAPRGPFATLFHRREREESARIDALLELVRLDSRRDDLAGDLSHGQKQWLEIGMLLAQDPQLLLIDEPAAGMTDAETAATADLLRDIARSHSVVVVEHDMTFVRALDVKVTVLHEGSVLAEGSLDHVSSDQKVIDVYLGR; via the coding sequence ATGACCGCCACGGGCTCCCTGCTCTATCTCGACGGCGTCAGCGTCTCCTTCGACGGCTTCAAGGCGCTGAACAACCTGTCTTTCCTGATCGGGCGCAACGAGATGCGCGCGATCATCGGCCCGAACGGCGCCGGCAAGACGACGATGATGGACGTGATCACCGGCAAGACCCGGCCGGACACCGGCACGCTGCTGTTCGGCGAGAAGCTGGACCTCACCCGCCACGACGAGGCGGAGATCGCCGGCTTCGGCATCGGCCGCAAGTTCCAGAAGCCGACCGTGTTCGAAAGCCACACGGTGGAGGACAATATCGCGCTGGCGCTGAAAGCCCCGCGCGGGCCCTTCGCCACGCTGTTCCACCGCCGCGAGCGCGAGGAGAGCGCACGCATCGACGCGCTGCTGGAGCTGGTGCGCCTCGACAGCCGCCGCGACGACCTTGCCGGCGACCTCAGCCACGGCCAGAAGCAGTGGCTGGAGATCGGCATGCTGCTGGCGCAGGACCCGCAGCTGCTGCTGATCGACGAGCCCGCCGCCGGCATGACCGATGCGGAAACGGCGGCGACCGCCGACCTCCTGCGCGACATCGCCAGGAGCCATTCGGTCGTCGTCGTCGAGCACGACATGACCTTCGTGCGGGCGCTCGACGTCAAGGTCACCGTGCTGCACGAAGGCTCGGTGCTGGCGGAAGGCTCGCTCGACCACGTCTCGTCCGACCAGAAGGTCATCGACGTCTATCTGGGCCGTTGA
- the urtB gene encoding urea ABC transporter permease subunit UrtB — translation MALWLALLLALLPLALLSSAAGAQDHAALRPLVDALGKGSFGDTEEQIAALAATGDPAVVPALEALTNGDLYVRKADKSVVIGKRAGGSLALTDPLTGEALESAPSSALDKIRVNNRLRRTIRAALGGLTLRAADANTRRQAAEAIFKAQDAEGIEALDAAIAAETDTGVAKLMREARAAAVLASDRPTEDKIAAIDTLAERGDRDALSMITAVQNSDASELHEAAGAALARIQKLQAAWDTARNVWFGLSLGSVLLLAAIGLAITFGVMGVINMAHGEMVMLGAYTTFMVQNLFRTHAPDFFDYSLLVALPAAFLVAGLVGVGIERGIIRFLHNRPLETLLATWGVSLILQQAVRSIFGPTNQEVGNPAFMSGAFEIGQLTITYNRLWILVFALTVFAALLIAMKFTRFGLNVRAVTQNRRMAASMGIRTPLVDALTFGLGSGIAGIAGVALSQIDNVSPNLGQSYIIDSFMVVVFGGVGNLWGTLVAAMSLGVANKFLEPFAGAVLAKILVLVFIILFIQKRPRGLFALKGRAVEA, via the coding sequence CTGGCCCTGTGGCTGGCGCTTCTGCTGGCGCTACTGCCGCTGGCGCTGCTCTCCTCGGCAGCGGGCGCGCAGGACCATGCCGCGCTTCGCCCGCTTGTCGACGCGCTCGGGAAAGGCTCGTTCGGCGACACGGAAGAGCAGATCGCGGCGCTGGCCGCCACCGGCGATCCGGCCGTGGTACCCGCGCTGGAGGCGCTCACCAACGGCGATCTCTATGTCCGCAAGGCCGACAAATCCGTGGTCATCGGCAAGCGGGCCGGCGGCAGCCTTGCGCTCACCGATCCGCTGACCGGCGAGGCGCTGGAAAGCGCCCCTTCCAGCGCGCTCGACAAGATCCGCGTCAACAACCGCCTGCGCCGGACGATCCGCGCAGCGCTCGGCGGGCTGACCCTGCGCGCCGCGGATGCAAACACCCGCCGGCAGGCGGCCGAGGCGATCTTCAAGGCGCAGGACGCCGAGGGCATCGAGGCACTGGACGCGGCGATCGCCGCCGAGACGGATACCGGCGTCGCCAAGCTGATGCGCGAGGCGCGCGCCGCCGCCGTGCTCGCCTCCGACCGCCCGACCGAGGACAAGATCGCCGCCATCGACACGCTGGCCGAGCGCGGCGACCGCGACGCCCTGTCGATGATCACGGCGGTGCAGAACAGCGACGCAAGCGAGCTGCACGAGGCGGCAGGCGCCGCCCTTGCCCGGATCCAGAAGCTGCAGGCGGCCTGGGACACGGCCCGCAATGTCTGGTTCGGCCTGTCGCTCGGCTCGGTGCTGCTGCTCGCCGCCATCGGCCTTGCCATCACCTTCGGCGTGATGGGGGTCATCAACATGGCCCATGGCGAGATGGTGATGCTGGGCGCCTACACCACCTTCATGGTGCAGAACCTGTTCCGCACCCACGCGCCCGACTTCTTCGACTATTCGCTGCTGGTGGCGCTGCCGGCCGCCTTCCTCGTCGCCGGCCTCGTCGGCGTCGGCATCGAGCGCGGCATCATCCGCTTCCTGCACAACCGGCCGCTGGAGACGCTGCTCGCCACCTGGGGCGTCTCGCTGATCCTGCAGCAGGCGGTGCGCTCGATCTTCGGCCCCACCAACCAGGAGGTCGGCAACCCGGCCTTCATGTCGGGCGCCTTCGAGATCGGCCAGCTGACCATCACCTACAACCGGCTGTGGATCCTCGTCTTCGCGCTGACGGTCTTCGCCGCGCTGCTGATCGCGATGAAATTCACCCGCTTCGGGCTGAACGTGCGCGCCGTCACCCAGAACCGGCGCATGGCCGCCTCCATGGGCATCCGCACGCCGCTGGTCGACGCGCTGACCTTCGGCCTCGGCTCGGGGATCGCCGGCATCGCCGGGGTGGCGCTGTCGCAGATCGACAACGTCTCGCCCAATCTCGGCCAGTCCTACATCATCGACAGCTTCATGGTCGTGGTGTTCGGCGGCGTCGGCAACCTGTGGGGCACGCTGGTCGCGGCCATGAGCCTCGGCGTTGCCAACAAGTTCCTGGAGCCCTTCGCCGGCGCCGTGCTGGCCAAGATCCTGGTGCTCGTCTTCATCATCCTGTTCATCCAGAAGCGTCCGCGCGGCCTGTTCGCGCTGAAGGGCCGGGCGGTGGAGGCATGA
- a CDS encoding 2-keto-4-pentenoate hydratase, with protein MHAHRSALALGASLLVSTVLLAGTAQAACPDDAAIDAFLAARASAAPTPPPVAAGGSMADALCAQDKILARLGTDLGPVVGYKAGLTSPKSQEAFGVTEPVFGTLLEGMIIKGNATARPAEAVRALFEADLVVEIADAAVNDATTPEEVLAHIAGVRPFLELPALVVGKDDKLDGPAITSINVGAWKGAMGELIEIPQGAEGVAMLADFTAKLTNDANGETLSAAPGKAVLGHPLNAVSWIAGVLKAQGKALKPGDLVSVGSIGPLHPMKPGLSVTLTYEGLPGTPKIGARFE; from the coding sequence ATGCACGCCCATCGTTCGGCTCTGGCACTCGGTGCCTCGCTTCTCGTCTCCACTGTTCTCCTCGCCGGCACGGCGCAGGCCGCCTGTCCCGACGATGCCGCCATCGACGCCTTCCTGGCCGCACGCGCCAGCGCTGCCCCGACCCCGCCGCCGGTCGCTGCCGGGGGATCGATGGCGGATGCCCTGTGCGCGCAAGACAAGATCCTCGCCCGCCTGGGAACCGATCTCGGCCCGGTGGTCGGCTACAAGGCCGGTCTCACCTCACCCAAGTCGCAGGAAGCCTTCGGCGTGACGGAGCCGGTCTTCGGCACGCTGCTTGAGGGCATGATCATCAAGGGGAACGCCACCGCCCGCCCGGCGGAGGCGGTGCGCGCGCTGTTCGAGGCGGACCTGGTGGTCGAGATCGCCGATGCCGCCGTCAACGACGCGACGACGCCGGAAGAGGTGCTGGCCCATATCGCCGGCGTACGCCCGTTCCTGGAGCTGCCCGCGCTCGTCGTCGGCAAGGACGACAAGCTCGACGGCCCGGCCATCACCTCGATCAATGTCGGCGCGTGGAAAGGCGCGATGGGCGAGCTGATCGAGATCCCGCAAGGGGCCGAGGGCGTTGCCATGCTCGCCGACTTCACCGCGAAACTGACGAATGACGCAAACGGCGAGACCCTGTCGGCGGCGCCCGGCAAGGCCGTGCTCGGCCACCCGCTGAACGCGGTCAGCTGGATCGCCGGCGTGCTGAAGGCGCAAGGTAAAGCCCTGAAGCCCGGCGATCTCGTCTCCGTCGGCTCCATCGGCCCGCTGCATCCGATGAAGCCGGGCCTGAGCGTGACGCTCACCTATGAGGGACTGCCCGGCACGCCGAAGATCGGCGCCCGGTTCGAGTAA